In Scheffersomyces stipitis CBS 6054 chromosome 7, complete sequence, the DNA window ATAGTCAATTagtattcttctgaatAAGTCTATAATCTCTTTGTCTTAGTAGATATTTGACTGGACTTTGATCTCACCCCCCACTGTCAAGATCTGGGCACCAGTCCACTTTTCACCCTTTTGCAACTTGACAAAATCTGAAACGTTACCTGGTTCTACACAGAGCATGTTCAAGTAACCGTTTTTAGGCAAGAAGTCAGCCATTCCATCTGATTTCTTGATCCAAGGGTTCCAGACTACAGCATCAGGTAAATTCTTACGGACTACATTGATCAAAACTTTACCAAACTCGATGATCTGGAAAGTTTTGCCATAATCAACTTTCTTATAAATTCTGTCGAATTCCTCGTGGAAACTGATGATAGGCGACTTTTCCACGTATTCCTCGGCCAAAAGCTGGTCAAAGCATTTCTGGTcgatcaagttgttgaccAAGGTGTCTGTGATATCTGGAACTCTGAAGTAAGTGTGGAAGAGCCAGTTGAACTCAAACTCTTTTTCACCCGCGTTTTCCACTTCGATCTCAGTGGTGAGTTTGTCCAACTCCAAGGAGACAGTAAGGATAAGCGTGAAGTCGTAGTCGCCGTTTCCCCACAACTTGAGTGCTTCAGACAGCACCTGTTCTGGGCTTAAGGCAAATTGCACTGTAGGAGGATTCGCAGAAGTCTGGCCCAAGAATTCCCATTCCGAAGATCTGGCGAATCCGTGCTGAGGAAGAGGGAAAGTGGGATGGTTTGCATCTTTCTGTTTGCCAAATACCGGGAAGACTAATGGGATACCTCCTCTGACGGGTTTAGAACCATCAACCTTGGCACCTTCACTGAGCCAGAgttgttcttttcctttgTTCTTCCACGAGAGTACGTTGGCACCATACTTAAGAATAGTGACGGTGGTGGAATTATCTTCTGGGTGGGTGAGCACAACTTGGGAGTCGTTGTCTTCTACAGGCATGGTGGCTAGGTGTCTTCGTGATCGATAGAGAGGTGTCAATGGCACGGTAGAGAAACGGTGGATgtgaaagaaagaagagtacCTTGCTTTTGGAAAACTGAAGTAGTGGAGTTTTAGCGAGACACCCATGTGGACGTGCGGCAGGATAGCGAGAATAGACAGAAGTCTTAGGgaaatagcgagaaatcTTGAGAGATAGCGAGAAGCAAAAGTGATCCGCCTAGTGAGATTCGTGCGAGTAGGGAGAGATAATTAAAAAGGACGGGTTACCGGGGTTATGGAATTAGCACGATGTTGCACTTTTAGGCAAGGTTCTATAAACAGAGGTAGTCTACGGGAAACAGAGGCCCAACAAAATAGTGAGGTTTTGTGCGGGTTACTTGCAGCCGTGGAgagaaatagcgagaatTCGCGCAGCGAGATTACCGAGAGCTCTAGAGAGAATTGAACAGTCCTGAGGGGGAGAAATTTCAGTTCGGCCTCTGGAACTCCACACCGAGCGGAGGATGCCCGGCTTTGTAGTTGACATTGTCCAGTTGCTGGCACCTAACTAAAACAAAGTAGTGTATCTTCTCCTCAGCTACGCTGGAACAAGCTTACCCCGACGGAAATAATACAGAACAGGCAATTGGTGACGGAGTTCATGTGACCATCTCGAATCATCGTTAGGTACAGCTCTGCCAAAAGACAGATCCTTCCAGTGCCTACGACATTCTTTCGTCACAGATTAATATATGCACGGCTGAGGCTTAACATCGCTGGGAGCATCACCAGCGGGTGCAAAAGAGTTCACCAGACTTCCAGGACTAGAAGAATGTATAAAGTAGAGTAAAGTTTTCTATGAAAATCTAAGCAATTTTATACGCAATTTGAGAGAAATCGTGCAATTGAAGGAGTACCAGAATGGAACCACCATATTGAGTAGCATAGCAAGCAATTGAACACTGTAGACAGTTGGAAGTTTGTAGAAAATGCCTGCTTAACAACTGGTATTGTATGAGATGGActgagatgagatgagatgagatgagatgagatggCTGCACAATGAATTACAGTTTTGAGAGAAGAATAGAGTTGTAATGCTGGAAAATACCGAAACAATAAAAACAAATATACACATTAGCCAGGCTAGATACACCGGTTTGAGCCCAGAAATCAAAACCAGATTTCAAGCCCCCTGAACACTCTGTGTGATGATCTTGACGAAATGGAAACAGCTGTGTAGTGGCACATCTAGGTCATTTGATTGCACTTTTTCACCTATCTCAGCTGCCCTCCCGGTGAGAGAGTTGCACATTTTTTTCTCATAAAGACTTCTAGATGCTGGTTAGATAATAAAATACTAGCAGCGCACAGCAATTTTTAATGTGTGTCTGCGACATCTAGCATAATATGTCGCTCTACCCCTATTCTCGGATGCAGACACATCCGGTGCTTCCCACCGTCACACTCCCAGCCTGAATTGCTTTTCTCGCCTGACCCTGCAACTGGCGCCTGTACGCTGCGCAAAAGctgcagaagaaaagtcGCACTATGTGCCAAAAGTCGTGTTCCCACCTCATGAAGTCTTTCCTGGCCAGGCTTATATTAACAAATAAATTTGCTGCTTAGCAACTCTGGTTCAGTGAAAGTTTGCTTTTCTTGCAACTGTTACTACCACCCTTGTCCTTGTTCATCCTTGTATAGTCTAACGTCAGTAAGCCGCTGGTATCACCACGTCGCTGTATTGCCTTCCGTTTGCCGTTTCCGCCCCTTTTCTCCCGGTCTCGCCTTCGTAACCACGTCCAAATCAAGTTTCAAAACATCACCGCGAAACCTTCAATTACAAGAAAGGACCCAGAACTCTCCCAAACAAAATAAAAGCTGTCCTCATATTCAGACAGTATCCAGACAAATCCTCTTATAGCATTCATCTCGCTTTTGTCATACCAGACCATCGATTACTGCTTTGAATCATCACCTATATCTCATCTTCCATTCAGGCCACTTTCAGAGTAATATCTATCGTTAATCACCGTTACAGTAACATTCAACTCCGTCTGACATCCTACTATAACTTATCATATTAATCATATTTGTATAATCATATTGAATTATTTCACATTTATCTTAATACCAATCATATCCTGATCTATCATGTCTACCATCCTCAGATCGAGAGCTATACAGAAGCCGTACCAGCTTTTCCactacttctttctttcagaAAAACAACCAAATAACACGCTTTCGGATCTCTCATTTGATACCGACATCTCAATCTCGATCAGAAAGTTCAAAAACCACAACTGGACTGTcaaagaagttcttcattATGGCTTCCTCGCTTCcgtcatcttctttgtcttcatAATATTTCCAGCCTCGTTCCTCGTCAAGATCCCCATCTTAGCTGCATTCACGTTCTGCTTCTTGTTACCCTTGACGTCACAGTTTTTTGTGCATGCATTGCCAATTTTCTCGTGGTTGGCGTTGTACTTCAGTGCTGGGAAGATTCCTACCGCATGGAAACCGGCCATTTCTGTTAAAGTCTTGCCAGCAATGGAGACTATCTTGTACGGGGACAATTTGTCCAACGTTTTAGCCACTGTtactacttctttcttggatATTGTAGCATGGCTTCCTTATGGAATTTTGCATTTTTCTGCTCCTTTTGTAGTCgctatcttcatcttcctctttgGACCTCCTACTTCACTTAGGTCATTTGGCTTTGCTTTCGGTTATATGAACTTGGTTGGTGTTATGACACAGATCTTGTTTCCAGCTGCTGCTCCCTGGTACAAGAACTTATACGGTTTAGAACCAGCCAATTACTCGATGCATGGATCTCCTGGAGGTTTAGGTAGGATTGACGAGTTGCTAGGCTTTGACATGTACACAACTGCTTTTTCGAACTCGCCAGTCATTTTCGGAgcatttccttctttgcaTTCTGGCTGTGCTGTCATGGAcgtcttgttcttgtgCTGGTTATTTCCAAAGTACCGTGTTTTGTGGTGGGGCTATGCTACGTATCTCTGGTGGAGTACGATGTATTTGACCCATCACTACTTCATCGACTTGATTGGTGGTGCAGCTTTGTCTTTTGTCGTTTTCCAGTACACCAGATACAACCATTTGCCGGTTGTAGAGGCCAACAAGTTCTGTAGATGGTCGTATACCGAAATCGAAAAGATCGACATTCCCACTATCGATCCATTGTCTTCTCATTTCGTCAGCATCAACGACATGGAGTCCAGCATTGGGAACTCGAGATACAACTACCCctactttcttgaacagCATAATAATAATGGAACCTTAGTGGAAGATTTCGAGATGTCAACTGTCTCCAGATCTAGACAGGCTTCAAGAAACTTATTGCCCACAACTTTCGCAGCTACTGAACCTGCTGGAGTTTCCTTACACCAACATTTGGttgaggaagaagaggaagacaTTTCTTCCATGGAAAACAGCGCTACCCCTTCCGTATTTGAAGACGAACATCATCAGATGATGAGTTCGACTGCATCGCAAACTTCTCTCGAAGAGTTGGAGTCTACAGCTTCTATCCATTTGGATACTCCAAGTTCAAAGAGCTACAACAAGAGCAAGTAAAGAAAACAGCATCTCCACCAATGTACATACTAGAAAGCCAGAGTTGGTCTAATTGCTAATTTTAATGATCCCTAATAAAGCACCAACTCAGGCAATTTAATCGTTTAATGATTGCTTTATTGGTTCGATTTGTCATGAACTTAGAACCCATACTGACGAGAGTAATAATCCCCACATCTTCTCGTTTCAGTACAACAAGATTATTGATAGTCAATACTAGTGTTATTAGCGGCACTATTGGTTCTATATAGATTTTCTGTTGTGGGTTATATTTAATACATAATTAATTCGTTTTAACATTTCGTATTCTTGGATATAGAGTATTATGATAAACTCGCAGAACTATTATTGTCTAATAG includes these proteins:
- a CDS encoding Aureobasidin A resistance protein; the encoded protein is MSTILRSRAIQKPYQLFHYFFLSEKQPNNTLSDLSFDTDISISIRKFKNHNWTVKEVLHYGFLASVIFFVFIIFPASFLVKIPILAAFTFCFLLPLTSQFFVHALPIFSWLALYFSAGKIPTAWKPAISVKVLPAMETILYGDNLSNVLATVTTSFLDIVAWLPYGILHFSAPFVVAIFIFLFGPPTSLRSFGFAFGYMNLVGVMTQILFPAAAPWYKNLYGLEPANYSMHGSPGGLGRIDELLGFDMYTTAFSNSPVIFGAFPSLHSGCAVMDVLFLCWLFPKYRVLWWGYATYLWWSTMYLTHHYFIDLIGGAALSFVVFQYTRYNHLPVVEANKFCRWSYTEIEKIDIPTIDPLSSHFVSINDMESSIGNSRYNYPYFLEQHNNNGTLVEDFEMSTVSRSRQASRNLLPTTFAATEPAGVSLHQHLVEEEEEDISSMENSATPSVFEDEHHQMMSSTASQTSLEELESTASIHLDTPSSKSYNKSK
- a CDS encoding hypothetical uncharacterized conserved protein (go_function aldose 1-epimerase activity~go_process galactose metabolism); this translates as MPVEDNDSQVVLTHPEDNSTTVTILKYGANVLSWKNKGKEQLWLSEGAKVDGSKPVRGGIPLVFPVFGKQKDANHPTFPLPQHGFARSSEWEFLGQTSANPPTVQFALSPEQVSSEALKLWGNGDYDFTLILTVSLELDKLTTEIEVENAGEKEFEFNWLFHTYFRVPDITDTLVNNLIDQKCFDQLLAEEYVEKSPIISFHEEFDRIYKKVDYGKTFQIIEFGKVLINVVRKNLPDAVVWNPWIKKSDGMADFLPKNGYLNMLCVEPGNVSDFVKLQKGEKWTGAQILTVGGEIKVQSNIY